From Bacteroidota bacterium, one genomic window encodes:
- a CDS encoding ABC-F family ATP-binding cassette domain-containing protein yields MNTVISYLQIENISKSYGDLLLFENVSLGINKDDKIALIAKNGAGKTSLLNVIAGIESADSGNISIRNNVNIEYLDQDPLLDENCTIIEQVYNSSNEIAATVKEYEEAIVSTNKKLIQSAMEKMDALNAWQYEVKVKQILSRLKIDNFYQPIKELSGGQRKRLALAKVLINEPDFLILDEPTNHLDLDMIEWLESYLKKSKSTLLMVTHDRYFLDRVCTEIVELDEKQIFLYKGNYSYFLEKREQRVKNTNANIEKARNLLRTELDWMRRSPQARTTKSKSRIEAFYDLQDVASQKTNDKQIKIDIKTSRLGKKIIDIYYLNKNFGDIEILKDFSYKFVKGEKIGIIGKNGSGKTTFVNLITGNEKASSGKIDIGETVKFGYFKQDGIKFKESQRVIDIVREIAELVSFGVGKKMSVTQFLNYFLFPSEMHYNRVSKLSGGEKRRLYLLTVLMKNPNFLILDEPTNDLDILTLNVLEEYLQNFPGCVLIVSHDRYFMDKIIDRMFVFEGNGALKDFPGDYSNYLDYKIAKEKREKKSIPKTTKEKVKKQNPNKLSYNEQRELGTLEKEIQELETEKSELEIALNAGNLNANQLNENSKRLNKIIELIDKKDNRWLELSMIEES; encoded by the coding sequence TTGAACACAGTAATTAGTTATTTGCAGATTGAAAATATTTCTAAATCATATGGCGATTTATTGCTATTCGAAAACGTGTCATTAGGAATAAATAAAGACGATAAAATTGCTCTTATTGCAAAAAATGGAGCAGGAAAAACCTCATTGCTTAATGTTATTGCTGGAATTGAAAGTGCTGATTCTGGCAATATTTCTATTCGCAATAATGTAAATATTGAATATCTTGATCAAGATCCATTGCTTGACGAAAATTGTACAATCATTGAACAAGTTTATAATTCATCAAATGAAATTGCTGCAACAGTTAAGGAATACGAAGAAGCAATAGTTTCAACAAACAAAAAGTTGATACAATCGGCAATGGAAAAGATGGATGCCCTAAATGCCTGGCAATACGAAGTTAAGGTAAAACAAATTCTTAGCCGACTGAAAATTGACAATTTTTATCAACCCATAAAAGAACTTTCTGGAGGACAGCGAAAAAGGCTTGCATTAGCTAAAGTTTTGATAAATGAACCAGATTTTCTAATTCTTGATGAGCCTACAAATCATCTTGATCTTGATATGATTGAATGGTTGGAATCCTATTTAAAAAAGTCTAAAAGTACTTTATTGATGGTTACTCACGACAGGTATTTCTTAGATAGAGTTTGTACAGAAATTGTTGAATTAGACGAAAAGCAAATTTTCTTATATAAAGGGAATTATTCATATTTTCTTGAAAAAAGAGAGCAAAGAGTAAAAAATACAAATGCCAATATAGAAAAAGCCAGAAATCTACTTCGGACAGAATTAGATTGGATGAGACGTTCGCCTCAGGCAAGAACCACAAAATCTAAATCGAGAATTGAAGCATTCTATGATCTTCAGGATGTTGCATCTCAAAAGACGAACGACAAGCAAATAAAAATTGATATTAAAACTTCGAGATTAGGAAAAAAAATAATAGACATATATTATTTGAACAAAAATTTTGGAGACATAGAAATCCTAAAAGATTTCTCATATAAATTTGTAAAAGGCGAAAAAATTGGAATAATTGGAAAAAATGGTTCCGGGAAAACAACTTTTGTGAATTTGATTACAGGAAATGAAAAAGCAAGTTCCGGAAAAATTGACATTGGTGAAACCGTAAAATTTGGTTATTTCAAGCAAGATGGAATTAAATTCAAAGAAAGCCAACGAGTAATTGATATAGTTCGAGAAATAGCAGAGCTTGTAAGTTTCGGTGTAGGAAAAAAAATGTCGGTAACTCAGTTCCTAAATTATTTTCTTTTCCCATCAGAAATGCACTACAATCGAGTATCGAAACTCAGTGGGGGCGAAAAACGGCGATTATACCTTCTCACTGTTTTGATGAAAAATCCTAATTTTTTGATACTCGATGAACCAACCAACGATTTGGATATTTTAACTTTAAATGTCCTTGAAGAATATTTGCAAAACTTTCCGGGCTGCGTACTAATTGTTTCGCACGACAGATATTTTATGGATAAAATAATAGATAGAATGTTTGTTTTCGAAGGCAATGGGGCACTGAAAGATTTTCCCGGAGACTATTCAAACTATCTTGACTATAAAATTGCAAAAGAAAAACGAGAAAAAAAGTCGATACCAAAAACTACAAAAGAAAAAGTTAAGAAGCAAAATCCTAACAAACTGTCCTACAATGAGCAGAGAGAATTAGGAACACTCGAAAAAGAAATTCAAGAACTTGAAACCGAAAAATCGGAGCTGGAAATTGCTCTGAATGCTGGAAATCTTAATGCCAATCAATTGAATGAAAATTCAAAACGATTAAACAAAATAATTGAATTGATTGATAAAAAGGATAATAGGTGGTTAGAGCTTAGTATGATTGAAGAATCATAA
- the ligA gene encoding NAD-dependent DNA ligase LigA, with product MKKENVKSRIEKLRNQLELHNHKYYVLSEPSISDFEYDVLMNDLIFLEKSNPEFLSLSSPTQRVGNYINKEFAQIEHKYPMLSLGNTYSQQELLDFDNRIKKNIDIDYEYVCELKFDGVAIGLNYENGNLKHAVTRGDGNRGDDVTDNVKTIRSIPLKLHGEDFPEKFEIRGEIFISHEGFEKFNAERIKLGKSSFANPRNAASGTLKMQNSALVAKRPLDCFLYHLMSENLPGDSHFENLRKAKEWGFKIPEYNKKCKKIEEVFEFVNFWNSERKNLPFDIDGIVIKIDSLLQQEDLGFTAKSPRWAISYKFKAEQQLTKLLSVSFQVGRTGSITPVANLEPIQLAGTTVKRASLHNADQIELLDIRLNDYVFVEKGGEIIPKIVGVDQTKRIEQSSQLEFIKMCPECNTELVRKEDEANHFCLNENGCPPQIKGKIEHFVSRKAMNIGLAEATIDLLFKNSLLKNVADLYELKFEQLLLLDRFAEKSAQKLIDSIHDSIKVEYHRVLYALGIRFVGETIAKILASSTKSIDELANTNFEELIEIEEIGDKIAESLQKYFADEKNVQLIERLKKFGLQMSAKTNRANITDILKGLTFVISGKFQKHSRDDLKLMISENGGKNISSISKNTSYLLAGEKIGPSKMTKAEKLSIKIINEDEFLEMLN from the coding sequence ATGAAAAAGGAGAATGTTAAAAGTCGGATTGAAAAGCTAAGAAATCAGCTTGAATTGCACAATCATAAATATTATGTTTTATCAGAACCATCAATTAGCGATTTCGAATACGATGTATTAATGAATGATCTGATTTTTCTTGAAAAATCTAATCCGGAATTTTTAAGTTTAAGCTCTCCAACACAAAGAGTTGGCAACTACATAAATAAAGAATTTGCACAAATTGAGCATAAATATCCAATGCTATCGCTTGGAAATACTTATTCGCAACAAGAACTTTTAGATTTTGACAACAGAATAAAAAAGAATATCGACATAGATTATGAATACGTTTGCGAACTAAAATTTGATGGTGTAGCCATCGGTTTGAATTACGAAAATGGAAATTTAAAACATGCAGTTACACGTGGCGATGGAAATAGAGGAGACGATGTTACAGACAATGTAAAAACAATTCGGAGTATTCCACTAAAATTGCATGGCGAAGATTTTCCCGAAAAATTTGAAATCAGAGGTGAGATTTTTATTTCTCATGAAGGATTTGAAAAATTTAATGCCGAACGGATAAAATTAGGAAAATCTTCGTTTGCAAATCCTAGAAATGCAGCTTCGGGTACTTTGAAAATGCAAAATTCTGCTCTTGTTGCCAAACGACCTCTCGATTGTTTTTTATATCACTTGATGAGTGAAAACCTTCCTGGCGATTCTCATTTCGAGAACCTACGAAAAGCAAAAGAGTGGGGATTTAAAATACCGGAATACAATAAAAAATGTAAAAAAATTGAGGAAGTTTTTGAATTTGTGAATTTCTGGAATTCCGAAAGAAAGAATCTCCCATTCGATATTGATGGAATTGTTATAAAAATTGATTCTCTGCTACAACAGGAAGATTTAGGATTTACTGCAAAATCGCCTCGTTGGGCAATTTCCTACAAATTCAAAGCCGAGCAACAACTCACAAAACTGTTGTCGGTAAGTTTTCAGGTCGGACGAACAGGTTCAATCACACCAGTTGCAAATTTAGAACCCATTCAGCTTGCAGGAACTACTGTCAAAAGGGCTTCTTTGCATAATGCCGACCAGATTGAATTGCTCGATATTCGATTAAACGATTATGTTTTTGTAGAAAAAGGGGGCGAAATTATACCTAAAATTGTTGGTGTTGACCAAACAAAAAGAATCGAACAAAGTAGTCAATTAGAATTTATAAAAATGTGCCCTGAGTGCAATACCGAATTAGTTAGAAAAGAAGACGAGGCAAATCATTTTTGTTTGAACGAAAACGGATGCCCTCCACAAATTAAAGGGAAAATAGAACATTTTGTCAGCAGAAAAGCTATGAATATTGGATTGGCTGAAGCTACCATAGATTTACTATTTAAAAATTCTTTGCTGAAAAATGTTGCTGATTTATATGAGCTAAAATTCGAGCAGCTATTGTTGCTCGATAGATTTGCCGAAAAATCGGCTCAAAAATTAATCGACAGTATTCACGATTCTATAAAGGTTGAATATCATCGTGTTTTATATGCTCTCGGAATTAGATTTGTTGGCGAAACTATTGCAAAAATTCTTGCATCATCAACAAAATCGATTGATGAACTGGCTAATACAAACTTTGAAGAACTAATTGAAATAGAAGAAATTGGGGATAAAATTGCTGAAAGTTTGCAAAAATATTTTGCCGATGAGAAAAATGTTCAACTTATCGAACGACTAAAGAAATTTGGGCTGCAAATGTCTGCAAAAACTAATCGGGCAAACATCACTGATATTTTAAAAGGATTGACATTTGTTATTTCAGGAAAATTTCAAAAACATTCTCGAGACGATTTGAAATTAATGATTAGTGAGAATGGAGGTAAAAATATTAGTTCAATTTCGAAAAATACAAGCTATCTTTTGGCAGGCGAAAAAATTGGACCATCGAAAATGACTAAAGCCGAAAAATTGTCAATAAAAATTATTAACGAGGACGAATTTCTTGAAATGTTAAATTAA